The following are from one region of the Aspergillus luchuensis IFO 4308 DNA, chromosome 4, nearly complete sequence genome:
- a CDS encoding uncharacterized protein (BUSCO:EOG09264I14;~COG:S;~EggNog:ENOG410PNIM;~InterPro:IPR013272,IPR029525;~PFAM:PF08265;~go_component: GO:0031011 - Ino80 complex [Evidence IEA];~go_process: GO:0006338 - chromatin remodeling [Evidence IEA]), producing MAPLTPAEQENHQALLDRLDIAAVSRPFRNPNWKPSQRRNKNVKQLISESSRKEASVMATQSNSGATTPLPATSASTDGSQTPADGTPRTNIAQAAQNLSTLVLEKNARAAFTSGPAVTYTNIESAPSLHPSQQTRYCDITGLPAPYTDPKTRLRYHDKEVFGVIRTLGQGVPESYLELRAAHVVLK from the coding sequence ATGGCTCCTCTTACCCCCGCCGAACAGGAGAATCACCAAGCGCTCCTCGATCGTCTCGACATTGCGGCAGTTTCCCGTCCGTTCCGCAATCCGAATTGGAAGCCATCGCAGCGTCGCAACAAGAACGTCAAGCAGCTTATTTCTGAGAGCTCGAGGAAGGAGGCTTCTGTAATGGCCACACAGTCTAATTCCGGCGCAACCACCCCACTCCCAGCTACGTCCGCCAGCACCGACGGCAGCCAAACCCCTGCCGATGGCACACCTCGAACGAACATCGCGCAGGCCGCGCAGAACCTCTCGACACTGGTGCTGGAAAAGAACGCCCGAGCTGCATTTACATCTGGACCTGCCGTAACCTACACGAATATCGAATCCGCACCCTCATTGCACCCGTCGCAGCAAACCCGCTACTGCGATATAACAGGACTGCCTGCTCCATACACAGATCCTAAGACGCGATTGAGGTATCACGACAAGGAGGTCTTTGGTGTGATTAGAACACTTGGTCAGGGAGTGCCGGAGAGCTATTTGGAGCTCAGAGCTGCCCATGTGGTTCTCAAATAA
- the pfy1 gene encoding profilin (COG:Z;~EggNog:ENOG410PQR4;~InterPro:IPR036140,IPR005455;~PFAM:PF00235;~go_function: GO:0003779 - actin binding [Evidence IEA]), whose translation MGQHSAIWQGYVDSSLMGSGQFDKAGILSHDLSGVEAGSPGFSASPQELQGIAAAFKDPNSAFGTGITIGGEKFVTIRADERSLYGKKGKEGIVVVKAVSCVMVAHHAENAQTTNAATVVENLVDYINNPR comes from the exons ATGGGTCAGCACTCCGCTATTTGGCAAG GATATGTCGATTCCAG CTTGATGGGATCTGGTCAATTTGACAAGGCCGGTATTCTGAGCCACGATCTCTCCGGCGTTGAGGCTGGCTCTCCCGGCTTCTCG gCCTCCCCTCAAGAGCTCCAGGGCATTGCCGCTGCCTTTAAGGACCCCAACTCTGCCTTTGGCACCGGTATCACTATTGGCGGAGAGAAGTTCGTCACCATCAGGGCTGATGAGCGCAGTCTGTACGGCAAGAAG GGTAAGGAGGGTATCGTCGTCGTCAAGGCCGTCTCCTGCGTCATGGTCGCCCACCACGCTGAGAACGCCCAGACCACGAATGCCGCTACCGTGGTCGAGAACCTCGTTGACTACATCAACAACCCCCGGTGA
- the GOT1 gene encoding Got1 family protein (COG:U;~EggNog:ENOG410PPQI;~InterPro:IPR007305;~PFAM:PF04178;~TransMembrane:4 (i12-32o38-59i71-91o97-117i);~go_process: GO:0016192 - vesicle-mediated transport [Evidence IEA]), protein MPTMWLSDNQKIGVIFCSAGGLFLFGGVLMFFDRSLLAMGNILFLIGLTLIIGLEKTFAFFSRRQKLKGTAAFAAGILLILLRWPLTGFIIELYGLFILFGDFLITIGQFAGNIPVVGPFIQKVLETLAGGRRNAELPV, encoded by the exons ATGCCTACAATGTGGCTATCCGATAACCAGA AGATCGGAGTTATCTTCTGCTCAGCTG GAGGCTTGTTCCTCTTCGGCGGAGTCCTAATGTTCTTCGATCGCTCACT ACTAGCAATGGGCAAC atcctcttcctcatcggtcTAACCCTAATAATCGGCCTCGAAAAgaccttcgccttcttctcgcGCCGGCAAAAACTCAAAGGCACCGCCGCCTTCGCCGCCggaatcctcctcatcctcctccgctggCCGCTCACCGGGTTCATAATCGAGCTGTacggtctcttcatcctcttcggcgACTTCCTGATCACCATTGGCCAGTTCGCGGGGAATATCCCCGTCGTAGGGCCCTTTATTCAAAAGGTTCTGGAGACGTTGGCCGGTGGAAGGAGGAATGCCGAGTTGCCTGTATAG
- a CDS encoding putative FHA domain protein SNIP1 (COG:T;~EggNog:ENOG410PGZE;~InterPro:IPR008984,IPR000253;~PFAM:PF00498;~go_function: GO:0005515 - protein binding [Evidence IEA]) encodes MPDSRDDHGRRRHRSPSGSPAPDRDRRQRRRDDDRGSDSGHRESHRSSRRDSSRRRSSRSPADRRSHRRDYDRRRSERDVSDDERRRRRHTSDRESSYRRHRDRDSYERKEKSSRRRRDYSRSRSPDPESRAPVRSKAPLPPQQDAYTSSEVVRTGESEGPPPEKEKPNFGQTGRLAAESKTVNVNGNSVVLKYHEPPEARKPPAKEPWRLYVFKGQDLLEMVELGIRSCWLIGKEQLVVDFPLEHPSCSKQHAALQFRFVEKRNEFGDRIGRVKPYLIDLESANGTTVNGDAIPAGRYVELRDKDVIKFGLSTREYVLMLPPPE; translated from the coding sequence ATGCCTGATTCACGCGACGATCACGGCCGGAGACGGCACCGATCCCCCTCCGGCTCACCAGCCCCTGACCGCGATCGACGACAGCGACGCCGTGACGACGACCGTGGCAGCGATTCGGGACATCGCGAATCTCATCGAAGCTCCCGAAGAGACAGCTCGCGACGGAGGTCATCCCGCAGCCCGGCCGACCGACGAAGCCACAGAAGAGATTATGACCGTCGGCGCAGTGAGCGCGATGTCTCAGACGATGAGCGGAGAAGACGCCGACATACTTCCGACCGAGAGTCTTCATACCGTCGTCACCGTGACCGAGATTCTTAcgaaagaaaggagaagtCTTCTCGCAGACGACGTGACTACTCGCGATCCCGCTCGCCGGACCCGGAGTCGCGCGCCCCAGTACGATCAAAAGCGCCCCTACCTCCGCAGCAGGATGCATATACCTCGTCTGAAGTAGTTCGGACTGGAGAGTCCGAAGGCCCTCCTCccgagaaggaaaagccTAATTTCGGTCAAACTGGGCGATTGGCTGCAGAGAGCAAGACTGTGAATGTCAATGGTAACTCTGTCGTTCTCAAGTATCACGAGCCTCCGGAAGCGCGCAAACCCCCAGCAAAGGAACCGTGGCGACTTTACGTGTTCAAAGGGCAAGACCTCCTTGAAATGGTGGAATTGGGCATACGCAGTTGTTGGTTGATTGGGAAAGAACAATTGGTGGTGGATTTTCCTTTAGAGCATCCGAGTTGCTCTAAACAGCATGCCGCGCTGCAGTTTCGCTTTGTCGAAAAGCGGAATGAATTCGGAGATCGGATCGGACGTGTCAAGCCTTACCTGATCGATCTGGAAAGCGCCAATGGTACTACAGTGAACGGAGACGCGATTCCTGCTGGCCGGTACGTGGAACTGCGGGACAAGGATGTAATCAAGTTTGGCCTAAGTACCCGGGAATACGTCCTCATGCTACCTCCGCCTGAATAA
- a CDS encoding RNA helicase SLH1 (COG:A;~EggNog:ENOG410PGAG;~InterPro:IPR014756,IPR004179,IPR027417,IPR003593, IPR035892,IPR001650,IPR036390,IPR014001,IPR011545;~PFAM:PF02889,PF00271,PF04851,PF00270;~go_function: GO:0003676 - nucleic acid binding [Evidence IEA];~go_function: GO:0005524 - ATP binding [Evidence IEA]): MAVNGSAESQWLAQLAAMRQAIADLKLPQDPAKDTSYGSDLDLDFDEDYSSPGTADDDIWDIISSDEEASDDFDDYDELPSPPTSSGYDQLWLEQKCVSLAANKSGMDAGELAQQITAALATDSADDELQMSLAEIVGFDDLDFVIDLIAHRADIVASSHTGPEAQTDGLMAGKLMTRAEREQALRQADYEHKHASLMPAQTRSEPHYPHVFKLHESRNVLALGGKRYGLPMGSKQIDEKKYTEVEVPASKVGTLRPGHKLVEIASLDGLCQGTFKGYKTLNRMQSLLYEVAYKTNENMLICAPTGAGKTDAAMLTILNAIGKNTIPNPIEEPQATEFAVQVEDFKIIYVAPMKALAAEVTEKLGKRLAWLGIKVRELTGDMQLTKREIVETQIIVTTPEKWDVVTRKSTGDTELVQKVRLLIIDEVHMLHDERGAVIESLVARTQRQVESTQSLIRIVGLSATLPNYVDVADFLKVNKMAGLFFFDQSFRPVPLEQHFIGVKGKPGTKQSRENLDTVAFEKVRDMLERGHQVMVFVHSRKDTVMTARMLKQMATEDGCENLFSCQEHEGYSNGLGDVKRSRARELRELFASGLGTHHAGMSRSDRNLMERLFSEGLIKVLCCTATLAWGVNLPAAAVVIKGTQLYNPQEGKFVDLGILDVLQIFGRAGRPQFQDTGIGFICTTHDKLHHYISAVTSQQPIESRFSSRLVDNLNAEISLGTVTSVPEAVQWLGYSYLFVRMKREPRNYGIDWAEIRDDPMLVQRRRQLVIQAAIVLQKSQMIIYNEKTEELRAKDVGRIASQYYVLQTSVEIFNNLMRPRASEADVLRMISMSGEFDNIQARETESKELNRLRDEAIQTEVEGGNDSPHAKTNILLQSYISRARIEDFALVSDTGYVAQNAARICRSLFMIALNRRWGYQCQVLLSLCKAIEKQMWPFDHPFHQFDLPQPILRNLDDKLPTSSIESMRDMETAEIGQLVHNQKMGKTLAKLLDNFPTLGVEAEIAPLNRDVLRIRLSLYPEFIWNDRHHGASESYWIWVENSETSEIYHHEYFILSRKKLNDEHELNFTIPLSDPLPSQIYVRAISDRWLGAETVHPVSFQHLIRPDTESVYTDLLNLQPLPISALKNPILEELYGQRFQFFNPMQTQIFHMLYHTPANVLLGSPTGSGKTVAAELAMWWAFREKPGSKVVYIAPMKALVRERVQDWKKRLTAPMGLKLVELTGDNTPDTRTIRDADIIITTPEKWDGISRSWQTRDYVRKVSLVIIDEIHLLGGDRGPILEIIVSRMNYIASQSKGSVRLMGMSTACANATDLANWLGVKEGLYNFRHSVRPVPLEIYIDGFPEQRGFCPLMQSMNRPTFLAIKNHSPEKPVIVFVASRRQTRLTAKDLINYCGMEDNPRRFVRMSEEDLQLNLARVKDDALREALSFGIGLHHAGLVESDRQLAEELFGNNKIQILVATSTLAWGVNLPAHLVVVKGTQFFDAKIEGYRDMDLTDVLQMLGRAGRPQFDTSGIARIFTQDAKKAFYKHFLHTGFPVESTLHKVLDNHLGAEVSAGTITTQQDALDYLTWTFFFRRLHKNPSYYGLEISAEEHNTMAAQAIAQDFMIELVDKSLGELAESSCVVLDSATGEVDPTPFGKIMSYYYLSHKTIRYLMAHAKPNPTFHDVLSWMCSATEFDELPVRHNEDLINAELARNLPLSVESMGDLPLWDPHVKAFLLLQAYMSRIDLPISDYVGDQTSVLDQGIRIIQASIDVMAELGYLHACHMFMSLLQCIKSARWPEDVPLSILPGVDPAEKQSALPTSLTALVSLPYKATESLTKKLNLPPQFTKAASNLPNLSLSIPTITPNGLTVTLTRKNAPRDRDYRIYAPRFPKPQTEGYFMLVYSGGASADGKDGELLALKRVSWPSSSNQRNGGGSGSGPSRKPNDNRNGPLVVRSSVKFPENVRGQSMRVTVKVVSDSYPGMEWTLSDVEVDAGVSGTQTLPESSTFPEKS, encoded by the coding sequence ATGGCTGTCAACGGATCCGCCGAGTCCCAGTGGCTTGCCCAGCTGGCAGCCATGCGCCAGGCCATTGCGGACTTGAAGCTTCCCCAAGACCCCGCCAAAGATACAAGCTACGGAAGCGACCTGGACTTGGATTTCGACGAGGACTATTCATCGCCCGGAactgccgatgatgatatctgGGACATTATCAGCTCCGATGAAGAGGCCAGCGACGACTTCGATGACTATGACGagctcccctctcctccgacaTCATCCGGCTACGACCAGCTCTGGCTTGAGCAGAAGTGCGTAAGCCTTGCTGCTAACAAGTCGGGTATGGATGCCGGAGAACTAGCGCAGCAAATCACTGCCGCCCTAGCGACAGACAGCGCAGACGACGAACTGCAAATGTCACTGGCCGAAATTGTGGGATTCGATGACCTCGACTTCGTGATTGACCTGATTGCTCACAGGGCGGATATTGTCGCCAGCTCGCATACCGGACCAGAGGCCCAGACGGATGGTTTGATGGCTGGGAAACTTATGACGAGAGCGGAAAGAGAGCAAGCTTTGCGACAGGCGGACTACGAACACAAGCATGCGTCCTTGATGCCGGCACAGACGAGATCGGAACCGCATTACCCTCATGTATTCAAACTGCACGAGTCCAGAAATGTCCTTGCACTTGGAGGAAAGAGATACGGATTGCCAATGGGCAGTAAGCAAATCGACGAGAAGAAGTATACCGAGGTTGAGGTTCCCGCGTCCAAGGTCGGTACCCTGAGACCCGGGCATAAACTCGTGGAGATCGCCTCGTTAGATGGCTTGTGTCAAGGCACCTTCAAGGGGTACAAGACCCTCAATCGGATGCAAAGTCTACTATATGAAGTAGCCTACAAGACGAATGAGAACATGCTGATCTGTGCCCCGACTGGTGCTGGTAAAACGGACGCTGCAATGCTCACAATCCTAAACGCCATTGGAAAGAACACTATTCCGAATCCTATCGAGGAACCACAAGCCACTGAATTCGCGGTTCAGGTGGAGGATTTTAAGATCATTTACGTTGCTCCGATGAAGGCCCTGGCCGCTGAAGTTACCGAGAAGCTCGGGAAACGTCTCGCTTGGTTGGGGATCAAGGTTCGAGAGCTTACAGGTGACATGCAACTGACGAAGCGAGAGATTGTGGAAACACAGATCATCGTCACTACCCCTGAAAAATGGGATGTGGTGACCCGGAAGAGCACGGGAGATACAGAGCTCGTGCAGAAGGTGCGTCTGTTGATCATCGATGAGGTCCATATGCTTCATGATGAGCGTGGTGCTGTTATTGAATCGTTGGTGGCTCGTACCCAGCGTCAAGTCGAAAGTACGCAATCACTTATCCGCATTGTCGGTCTCTCCGCAACTCTCCCGAATTATGTCGACGTCGCCGATTTCCTCAAAGTCAACAAGATGGCTggtctctttttcttcgacCAGTCCTTCCGCCCTGTTCCTCTGGAACAACATTTCATTGGTGTGAAAGGCAAACCTGGCACCAAGCAGTCTCGCGAGAACCTTGATACTGTAGCTTTTGAGAAAGTCCGTGATATGCTCGAACGAGGGCACCAAGTCATGGTTTTTGTCCACTCGCGTAAGGACACTGTCATGACTGCCCGAATGCTGAAGCAGATGGCCACTGAGGATGGGTGTGAGAACCTGTTCAGCTGTCAAGAGCACGAAGGCTATTCGAATGGTCTTGGTGATGTTAAACGTAGCCGTGCTCGCGAACTGCGTGAGCTTTTCGCCAGTGGGCTCGGGACACACCATGCTGGTATGAGCCGGAGTGACCGCAACCTCATGGAGCGACTGTTTTCCGAAGGACTCATCAAAGTACTCTGCTGTACTGCTACACTTGCGTGGGGTGTCAACCTTCCTGCTGCCGCGGTAGTTATCAAAGGTACTCAGTTGTACAATCCGCAAGAAGGTAAATTCGTCGATCTAGGTATATTGGATGTGCTACAGATCTTTGGTCGTGCTGGTCGACCCCAATTCCAAGATACAGGTATTGGTTTCATCTGTACGACCCACGATAAGCTCCACCACTATATATCTGCTGTAACATCACAGCAACCGATTGAATCTCGATTCTCTAGCCGGCTGGTGGATAACCTGAATGCCGAAATTTCTCTAGGAACGGTTACCTCTGTCCCGGAAGCCGTGCAATGGCTGGgatattcttatctttttgtTCGTATGAAACGAGAGCCACGCAATTACGGAATTGACTGGGCAGAAATTCGTGACGATCCTATGCTGGTGCAAAGACGTCGTCAGCTAGTCATTCAAGCTGCCATCGTACTGCAAAAGAGTCAAATGATTATATACAACGAAAAGACAGAAGAGTTGCGCGCGAAAGATGTTGGCCGCATTGCAAGCCAGTACTATGTCTTGCAGACCAGTGTTGAAATTTTCAACAATCTGATGCGTCCCAGAGCCAGCGAGGCGGATGTACTCAGAATGATCAGTATGAGTGGTGAATTCGATAACATCCAAGCCCGGGAAACCGAGTCCAAAGAGTTAAATAGACTCCGTGACGAGGCCATCCAGACCGAGGTTGAGGGAGGCAATGACTCGCCACATGCCAAAACCAACATTCTGTTGCAGTCATATATCTCTCGCGCTAGGATTGAAGACTTTGCTCTGGTGTCTGATACAGGGTATGTGGCACAAAATGCAGCCAGAATTTGTCGTTCCTTGTTCATGATCGCCTTGAACCGCCGTTGGGGTTACCAGTGTCAAGTTTTGCTGTCACTCTGCAAGGCTATTGAGAAGCAGATGTGGCCTTTTGATCACCCATTCCATCAATTTGATCTTCCTCAGCCCATCCTCAGGAACTTGGATGACAAGCTTCCGACATCCTCCATCGAATCTATGAGAGACATGGAGACAGCCGAAATTGGCCAGCTGGTTCACAACCaaaagatggggaagaccTTGGCAAAGCTGCTTGACAATTTCCCTACCCTTGGAGTGGAGGCTGAAATTGCACCATTGAACCGTGATGTTCTGCGTATCCGATTGAGTCTGTATCCAGAGTTTATTTGGAATGACAGGCATCACGGTGCCTCCGAATCGTACTGGATCTGGGTAGAAAACTCTGAGACATCTGAGATTTATCACCACGAGTACTTCATCCTCAGCAGGAAGAAGCTAAACGATGAACACGAGTTGAATTTCACCATTCCGCTTTCCGATCCTCTTCCCAGTCAAATCTATGTTCGTGCGATCTCTGACCGCTGGCTGGGCGCAGAAACGGTGCATCCTGTGTCTTTCCAGCACTTGATTCGTCCAGATACGGAAAGTGTTTACACTGATCTACTCAATCTCCAACCCCTTCCCATATCTGCGCTAAAGAATCCGATATTGGAGGAGCTCTATGGGCAGCGTTTCCAATTCTTCAACCCAATGCAGACGCAGATCTTCCACATGCTGTACCACACCCCGGCTAATGTTCTGCTGGGCTCCCCGACCGGTAGTGGAAAGACTGTAGCCGCAGAGCTGGCTATGTGGTGGGCTTTCAGAGAAAAGCCGGGCTCGAAGGTGGTTTACATTGCACCGATGAAGGCGCTCGTTCGCGAACGTGTTCAGGACTGGAAGAAGCGTCTTACTGCACCTATGGGCCTGAAACTGGTGGAATTGACCGGTGATAACACTCCTGATACACGGACTATCCGGGACgccgatatcatcatcaccacccccgaAAAGTGGGACGGTATCTCCCGTAGTTGGCAAACTAGAGACTACGTGCGAAAGGTGAGCTTGGTGATTATTGACGAGATTCACCTGCTGGGTGGTGATCGAGGACCGATTCTCGAAATCATTGTGTCTAGAATGAACTACATCGCTTCGCAATCCAAGGGTTCTGTTCGGCTGATGGGTATGTCCACTGCATGCGCGAACGCCACCGACTTGGCGAACTGGCTCGGTGTGAAGGAAGGACTGTATAACTTCAGACACTCCGTGCGTCCTGTACCGCTTGAAATCTACATCGACGGATTCCCGGAGCAGCGTGGGTTCTGCCCGCTGATGCAGTCCATGAATCGACCGACATTTTTGGCAATCAAGAACCACTCTCCCGAAAAGCCGGTGATTGTGTTTGTCGCTTCCCGTCGACAGACTCGATTGACTGCCAAGGATTTGATCAACTATTGTGGTATGGAGGATAATCCTCGTAGATTCGTCCGCATGTCCGAGGAAGATCTGCAGCTGAACCTTGCAAGAGTCAAAGATGACGCATTGCGCGAGGCACTCAGCTTCGGTATTGGTCTGCACCATGCTGGTCTTGTCGAATCAGACAGACAGCTAGCTGAGGAGCTCTTCGGCAACAACAAAATCCAGATCCTTGTGGCCACCAGTACCCTCGCCTGGGGTGTTAACCTTCCGGCACATCTGGTCGTGGTGAAGGGAACACAATTCTTCGACGCTAAGATCGAAGGATACAGGGACATGGATCTCACCGATGTTCTGCAGATGCTTGGTCGAGCAGGACGTCCTCAGTTTGACACGTCAGGTATTGCGCGCATTTTCACACAAGACGCAAAGAAGGCGTTCTACAAGCACTTCTTGCATACCGGATTCCCCGTCGAGTCAACACTACACAAAGTGCTCGATAACCACTTGGGTGCCGAAGTTTCCGCAGGAACAATCACAACTCAGCAGGACGCCCTTGACTACTTGACCtggacattcttcttccgccgACTGCACAAGAATCCCTCCTACTATGGCCTTGAAATCTCAGCCGAGGAGCACAACACCATGGCAGCGCAGGCAATAGCGCAGGACTTCATGATCGAGCTAGTTGACAAGTCGCTCGGAGAGTTGGCTGAGTCTTCCTGTGTCGTACTCGATTCAGCAACCGGAGAAGTTGATCCAACCCCATTCGGCAAGATCATgagttactactacctgTCTCACAAAACGATCCGCTACCTCATGGCACAtgccaaacccaacccaaccttCCACGATGTCCTGAGCTGGATGTGTTCAGCAACCGAATTCGACGAGCTGCCCGTTCGTCACAACGAAGACCTGATCAACGCCGAACTGGCACGCAACCTCCCCCTCTCAGTAGAATCCATGGGTGACCTTCCCCTCTGGGATCCACACGTCAAAGCCTTCCTCTTGCTCCAGGCATACATGTCCCGCATCGATCTCCCCATCTCCGATTACGTCGGTGATCAGACCTCCGTCCTCGACCAAGGCATCCGTATCATCCAAGCCTCGATCGACGTCATGGCTGAATTGGGCTACCTCCACGCCTGCCACATGTTCATGTCGCTCTTGCAATGCATCAAATCAGCAAGATGGCCCGAAGACGTGCCGCTCTCTATCCTCCCGGGCGTCGACCCGGCAGAGAAGCAATCGGCGctccccacctccctcaccgcACTCGTATCCCTCCCCTACAAAGCCACCGAATCTCTCACCAAGAAGCTCAACCTCCCCCCGCAGTTCACAAAAGCTGCATCCAACCTACCCAATCTATCCTTGTCTATTCCAACCATCACTCCAAACGGTCTCACCGTAACTTTAACGCGCAAGAACGCCCCAAGAGACAGAGACTACAGGATCTACGCTCCTCGGTTTCCCAAACCCCAAACAGAAGGATACTTCATGCTCGTTTACAGCGGCGGCGCATCCGCCGATGGCAAGGATGGGGAGCTCCTGGCTCTGAAACGTGTTTCTTGGCCATCGTCATCGAATCAGCGTAACGGAGGTGGTTCTGGATCTGGGCCGAGTAGGAAGCCTAACGATAACAGGAATGGACCGCTTGTCGTTCGTTCGTCTGTTAAGTTCCCCGAGAACGTAAGGGGTCAGAGCATGCGGGTTACGGTCAAGGTCGTTAGTGATTCGTACCCGGGTATGGAGTGGACGCTGTCTGATGTGGAGGTGGATGCGGGGGTGTCTGGGACTCAGACTTTGCCTGAGTCTTCGACTTTTCCTGAGAAGAGTTGA
- a CDS encoding uncharacterized protein (COG:S;~EggNog:ENOG410PT9N), which produces MARGTFLGRSRTIRQAEAGSSPTSKHPDVLPRKGQKCIEDGANNSRPAPHPNRSFHRPVVSEGHPQKRLQAMSPINTEAPPLPSSPISSPVSTNNDMNGSLIGVALGSPRMIDPQVPTSQIQDTIPVKPAEPQARPSLQRKPSKWKKIGGLFKAKAAMTAPPNQPFYQVRLENEWPMQGSTYSFEQQPKIQSSGLENPASPTAGTDAWPSIVPEVQTSTQEPKQSHADATSSSPQEKEQSLGSGPLLQVDIPDIQLERYSVMFGGVLKKNRLSSMSRRSKNLEDTKPPTVEDTPHSPVPTRSKSPSPSFSLFPPTKTSKASKVLGSQNIPRGPSPIHRSQTSLGESNQENLSEKSSVVLMVHSSQPPHKQQNSVSSFLSSTTIGSEDERLLLQKLGPVRSYFDAKEPEWEIINKKPTAKEPVRESPPSLRIDTQVDSPRTASYASSTLSASSDTPVNAPRQRSEVSSPASRRTSPTSPRREPSGDAKKDSNPSDPENPVPTVEISIARSVSVSKGKRQVLVPIRPRPDRLDPNERVGDKKGKAPQVMAADRNHLPGQSQEVLVDTI; this is translated from the exons ATGGCTAGAGGGACGTTTCTAGGAAGGTCACGTACAATCAGGCAGGCGGAGGCTGGCTCTTCCCCAACATCAAAACACCCTGATGTGCTGCCACGGAAGGGCCAAAAGTGTATCGAGGATGGCGCAAATAACAGCCGCCCAGCGCCTCATCCAAATCGGAGCTTTCATCGCCCAGTGGTATCGGAAGGGCACCCGCAGAAGAGGTTGCAAGCCATGAGCCCTATCAACACCGAGGCTCCTCcgcttccctcttcccccatATCGTCACCCGTCAGCACCAATAATGACATGAATGGAAGTCTTATCGGCGTCGCGTTGGGAAGTCCTCGGATGATCGACCCGCAAGTTCCCACATCACAGATACAGGATACGATCCCTGTCAAACCGGCAGAACCACAAGCGCGACCATCGTTGCAGCGCAAGCCAAgcaaatggaagaagattgGCGGCCTtttcaaggccaaggctgccATGACAGCCCCTCCAAATCAACCCTTCTATCAGGTCCGGCTCGAAAATGAATGGCCAATGCAAGGCTCGACCTATTCATtcgagcagcagccaaagATCCAGTCTTCAGGCCTCGAGAATCCTGCCAGTCCCACCGCAGGCACGGACGCATGGCCCTCTATAGTACCGGAAGTCCAGACTTCTACGCAGGAACCGAAACAGTCTCACGCAGATGCGACCAGTAGTTCGCcccaggagaaggaacagTCTCTTGGATCCGGTCCCCTACTCCAGGTTGACATTCCTGACATTCAGCTGGAGCGATACAGCGTCATGTTTGGAGGAGTCCTCAAGAAGAACAGGCTGTCTTCCATGAGTAGGCGCAGCAAGAATTTGGAAGATACGAAGCCTCCAACAGTAGAG GACACTCCTCACTCGCCGGTTCCGACACGGTCGAAATCCCCCAGTCCCAGTTTCAGCCTGTTCCCTCCGACCAAAACGAGCAAGGCCTCGAAGGTCCTGGGGAGTCAGAATATTCCTCGCGGCCCCAGCCCAATCCACAGGAGTCAAACATCCCTAGGGGAATCAAATCAAGAAAATCTGTCGGAAAAGAGTAGTGTGGTCCTCATGGTCCATAGCTCGCAGCCGCCACATAAGCAACAGAACTCGGTGtcttcattcctttcttccacGACCATTGGTTCCGAGGATGAACGGCTCCTCTTGCAGAAATTAGGTCCTGTCCGTTCATACTTTGATGCAAAGGAACCAGAATGGGAGATCATCAACAAGAAGCCTACAGCAAAGGAACCCGTACGCGAGTCACCTCCGTCTCTAAGGATCGATACGCAGGTAGATTCGCCCAGAACGGCCAGCTATGCGTCATCAACTTTGTCTGCATCATCAGACACGCCTGTCAATGCGCCCCGGCAAAGAAGCGAGGTTTCGTCCCCCGCAAGCAGGCGAACCTCCCCCACCTCACCAAGACGCGAGCCCTCTGGAGACGCCAAAAAAGACAGCAACCCATCCGATCCAGAAAACCCCGTCCCCACCGTCGAAATCTCAATTGCACGATCCGTCTCCGTCTCGAAAGGTAAAAGGCAGGTCCTTGTACCTATCCGACCACGGCCAGACCGTTTGGATCCCAATGAGCGCGTGGGCGATAAGAAGGGGAAAGCGCCCCAGGTTATGGCAGCTGATCGCAACCATCTCCCTGGACAATCGCAGGAAGTACTGGTCGACACCATCTAA